The sequence AGATACTGCATGGGATGGATATGAAGAGATTCCTTTATGGATAATGCAAGGTTATTCAACAATTATCAATGAAATAGTTGAACAATTAGAAGCAGCTAAAGAAGAAAAACCAACTCACGTATTCTTACAAGCTGGAGTAGGATCTTTTGCTGGAGCAGTTCAAGGATACTTATCTCACCTATATGGAGATGACAGACCAATAACAATAATTTGTGAACCACACGGAGCTAACTGTATATATAAATCAATGGAAGCTAATGATGGAAAACCTCATAATGTAACTGGAGATTTAACAACAATAATGGCTGGACTTGCTTGTGGAGAACCAAATACAATCAGCTGGAAAATCTTAAGAGATAACTCAGATTTCTCTGTATCATGTGATGACTCAATAGCAGCAAGAGGAATGAGAGTGTTATCTTCACCTCTAGGAAATGACCAAAGAGTAATTTCTGGAGAATCAGGAGCAGTAGGACTTGGATTATTTACAGTATTATCTGAGAAAAAAGAAGAGTATGCAGAATTAATGAAAGCATTAAAAATAGATGAAAACTCAAGAATCCTATGTATCAGTACAGAGGGAGATACAGACGTAGAAGGATTCAAAAACGTAGTATGGAATGGAGCTCATCCAAATAAATAATAGAAAATAAATTTAAATGGTTTAATTATTATTTTTAAGTATTGTAATATTATTATGATAAATTATGGAGGAAAAAATGTTAACTGAAGCAAGAAAACAACAACTAATAGAAACACTTAGCAACTTAATTCAAAGAAGAAGTTACTCTGGAGAAGAAAAAGAAGTAGTAGAGTACATGGAAAAAATAATGAAAGAAGTTGGATATGATACTGTTCATATTGATAAATATGGAAATATAATAGGATCAATCAAAGGAAAATATGCGGGACCAAGAATATTAATGGATGGACATATTGATACAGTTCCAGTAAATGCAGAAAAATGGACAGAAAAACCATTTGGTGGAGAAGTTCATGATGGAAAATTATTCGGAAGAGGAACTACAGATATGAAAGGTTCTGTATGTGCAATGATGTTAGCAGGGGCTTACTTAGCACAAGACCTTAAAAAAGAATTTGCTGGAGAAATATTCATGGCTGGAGTAGTTCATGAGGAGTGTTTCGAAGGAGTAGCTGCTAGAGAAATAAGTGAATATGTAAATCCAGATATCGTAATAATAGGAGAAGCTTCTCAATTAAACCTTAAAATAGGACAAAGAGGAAGAGGAGAAATAGTTGTAGAAACTTTTGGAAAACCAGCTCACTCAGCTAACCCTGAAAAAGGAATAAACGCAGTTTATAAAATGATGAAAATAGTAGGAGAAATCCAAAAATTACCTATGACTCACCACAAAGATTTAGGATATGGAATCCTTGAGTTAACAGATATTAAATCATCTCCATACCCAGGAGCATCAGTAGTACCTGATTACTGTAGAGCAACTTATGACAGAAGACTTTTAGTAGGAGAAACTCCAGAATCAGTTTTAGCTCCATTACAAGAATTAATCGATAGATTAATGAAAGAAGATGAAACATTAAAAGCTAAAGTTTCTTATGCAGTAGGAAAAGAAATGTGTTGGACAGGAAACGAAATAACAGGAGAAAGATTCTTCCCAGGATGGTTATTTGATGAGAAAGAAGAATATATCCAAAAAGCAGTAGAAGCATTAAGAGGAATTGGACAAGATCCAACAATAATGCATTATAACTTCTGTACAAATGGATCTCACTATGGAGGAGAAAAAGGAATAAGAACAATAGGATATGGTCCATCAAAAGAAAATATAGCACATACAATAGATGAGTACATAGAATTAGATCAATTATTCAAAGTAACAGAAGGATTCTACGCAATCTTAAAAGCTTACCTATCAAAATAATAATTGAATGATAAAAGTATTGGTCAGTAATTTACTGATCAGTACTCTTTAATATAACAGGAAAAAAGTTACTTAAATAATTTTAGGTACTAAAAAGGGTAGGTCAAAAAATAGAGGAGGAATTTTAATGTCAAAAATTCTAATAAAGAATGGAACAGTTATAGATGGAAGCAGAGGAGCAAGATTCCAAGCTGATGTATTGATAGAAAATGAAAGAATAGTTAAGATCGGGAAAATAGATGAGGCAGCAGATAGAGTAATAGATGCAACTGGAAAGATAGTAGCACCTGGATTTATCGATACTCATAGTCACTCAGATTTAAAAGTTTTAATAGAACCATTTGTTGAACCAAAATTACGTCAAGGAATTACAACAGAAGTATTAGGACAAGATGGAATATCTATGGCTCCATTACCAAAAGAGTATGTAAGTTCTTGGAGAAAAAACCTAGCTGGATTAGATGGAGACAGTGATGAGTTAGGTTGGGATTGGGAAACTACAGATAATTACTTAAAACTAATTGAGGAAAGAGGATGTACTCCAAACGAATCTTATCTAGTACCTCATGGAAATATCAGAATGGAAGCTATGGGATTAGAAGCAAGAGTTGCTACTGATGAAGAGCTAGAAAAGATGAAAGAGATAACTAGAAGAGAGATGGAGGCTGGGGCAGCAGGGCTTTCAACAGGATTAATATATATCCCATGTGCATACTCAGATACAAGAGAGATGATAGAGATATGTAAGGTAGCAGCTGAGTATGATAGACCACTTGTAATTCACCAAAGAAGTGAAGCAGATACAATGATAGAGTCTATGAATGAAGTAATAACAATAGCAAAAGAGAGTGGAGTAAAGATACACTTCTCTCACTTCAAAATCTGTGGAAAAAATAACTGGCATTTAATAAAAGATATAGTAGCATTATTAGATAAATGTAAAGAAGAAGGAATAGAAATCTCTTATGACCAATACCCATATGTAGCAGGAAGTACAATGCTAGGAGTAATAATTCCACCTTGGGCACATGCAGGAGGAACAGATAAACTAGTAGAAAGATTAGGAAATCCAGCTGATAGAGAGAGAATGAAACATGATATAATCAATGGAATACCTGGATGGGATAACTTTATAGATTTTGCAGGATTTGATGGAATCTATGTAACATCAGTAAAAACAAAAGCAAATGAAGATTGTATAGGAAAAAATCTTATAGAGATAGCAGAGTTAAAGGGAAAAGACAAATTTGATGCAGTATTTGACCTATTAAAAGAGGAAGAAAATGCTGTAGGAATGTATGACTACTATGGTAAAGATGAGCATGTAGTAACATTCTTAACAAGAGAAGAGAGCAATGTATGTACAGATGGATTACTAGCTGGAAAACCACATCCAAGAGTATATGGTTCTTTCCCAAGAGTTATAGGAAAATTTGTAAGAGAGATGAAAGCTTTATCGTTAGAGGAAGCAATCTATAAAATGACTCATAAGCCTGCTAAGACATTTAAATTAGAAGATAGAGGATTAATTAAAGAGGGATACTTTGCAGATATAGTAATCTTCGATGAAAATACAACAATAGATAAAGGAACATTTGTAGATCCAATTCAAAATCCAGAAGGAATAAGCCATGTAATGGTAAATGGAGTTCTAGCAATAGATAACTTTGAAGCAACTAAAAAACTTTCTGGAAAAGTATTAAGAATTAAAAAATAATAATTACCTTTCTCAAATTAAGAATCAGGAGTAGTAGAAATTATTACTCTTGATTTTTTTATTTTAATTGTATTAAACTATGTTATAATATAGAAAAATAATTTGAGGTGAAAGTATGTCATTTTTAAAGAAGATACAAAACTATGTAAAAGACTATGCTGAAATAATATCAGATATTTTACAATGTGATGTAGAGATTGTTGATGAAGATATGGTTAGAATAGCTGGAACTGGACTATATAGCGAAAATATAAATGAACTTTGTAAAGGAACAGTTTATAAACATATATTTGATAGTAAAAAAAGTAGAATTTTAATTAATCCTAAAGAGGATGAACTTTGTAAAGAGTGTACTCACAAAAATGATTGTACAGAAACATTAGAAATGGCAGCTCCGATTTTTTATAAAGATAAAGTAATTGGAGTCATAGGGTTGATATGTTTTACTGAGGAAGATAAAAAGAGATTACTGAAAAATATGGAAACCCACCTAAAGTTTACAGAGAAAATAGCTGACTTTATTTCTGGAAAAGTTTTTGAAGTAGAAGAAGAGATAGAGAAAAAAGAGATTATGGGAATAATGAAGCAAATTATTAATAACTATGATAAGTGTGTATTAGTTATTGATAATGAAGGTAAAATTTTAGATGGTAATGAACAGGCATTAAAGGAATTGAAAATTGAAAGTGGTTTAAGTTTAGCTTATCAAAAAATTAATATTATTCCTAAGAATGAAGTTTTATTTGGAAAGGATATATTTTCAGCTGAGATAAATAAAGAAAAATATAATTTAATAGGAACTTTAATTCCAATAACAGGCTTCTCTAAAAGTGAATATAAGATATTTTTATTTGAAAACTTTAATTATGATAAAAGTAAAGAGAGTATAAAAAATAAATATGCCTCAAATAATATATTTTTGGAAGATATAATTAGTAATTCGGAAAAAATGATAAAGTTGAAAGAAAGGATAAAAAAAATATCTAAAACAAATTCAACAGTTTTAATAACAGGGGACAGTGGAACAGGAAAAGAATTAATAGCTAGAGCTATCCATAATTGTAGCGAAAGATCTAAACAACCTTTTATTGCTATAAATTGTGGAGCTATACCAGAAAATTTATTAGAAAGTGAACTTTTTGGTTATGTTAAAGGAGCTTTTAGTGGAGCAAGTAATGAGGGAAGAATAGGGAAATTTGAGTTAGCAAATAACGGGGTAATTTTTCTAGATGAAATTGGAGAGATGCCCCTTTTCTTACAGGTGAAGTTACTTAGAGTTTTACAGGATAGAAGTATTGTAAAGATTGGATCAAATAAATTGATAAATCTTAATATCAGAGTGATAGCTGCTACAAATAAAAATCTTCTAAAATTGGTTAAAGAAGGAAAATTTAGAGAAGATTTATATTATAGATTAAATGTTATTCCAGTAAAAGTTCCAGCATTAAGAGAAAGAAAGGATGATATTTTATTATTAGGTGAGTACTTAAATAATAAATATAGTAAAATTTTAGGAGTGAATAAGATAATCTTAGATGATGAGATAAAAAATATATTTTTAAAACATAATTGGCCAGGAAATGTAAGAGAACTAGAAAATTGTATAGAGTTTTTATCAAATATGGCTGACGAAAATGGAAATATTGATTCAGATACAAGGGAGTATTTAAAGAAGAATTTAAAGAGTAATAGTTATTATGAAGAGAAAAATATTATAAAAAGTGAAGAAGATACAGAGGAGATAATAACATTAGAAGAGAGTGAAAAGAGACTAGTAGAAAAGGCTTTAAAAATATATGGTTCAGATACAAATGGAAAAAATATTTGTGCTGAAAAATTAGGAATAGGAATAGCAACTTTATATAGAAAGATAGAAAAATATAAATTATAATTTTATCAAAATGATAGAAAAATTATCATAAAAAAATAACATCAAAAATTATAAAAAAATAGTGAATAAAAAAATGTTTAGAAAATAAAAAAAGTAAAAAATAAAATGTTCTAATATTTTTTGAAAAAATAAAAGTGCACTAAATATGCACGAGCTAAAGAAAAAATTACCTGAATAAAACAAGGTAATTTTTTTTATTTTTTGGCATAGTAATTGCTTAAATAAATAGAGTAAAGATATTTTATCAGGAGGGATAAATTTGATACTAAAAAATGGAAGAGTAATTACTCAAGATAAAGATAGACCATATATAGAAAATGGTGCAATAGTTATTAAAGGAAACAAAATAGTTGATGTTGATACTACTGAAAAGATTTTAGGAAAATATTCAAATGATGAGGTAGTAGATGTTGATGGGAAAGTTATAATGCCTGGATTTATAAATACACATCACCATATATATAGTGCTTTTGCAAGAGGAATGGCTTCATCAGGAAAACCAAATGAAAATTTCTTAGAAATATTAGAAAACTTATGGTGGAAAATAGATAAAAAATTAACGTTAGAGGATTTAAAATATAGTGCATATACTACATATATAGATTGTATAAAAAAGGGAGTAACAACAGTTTTTGATCACAATGCTAGTCCTTTTGCAATTACAGGTAGTTTAGAATCTATAGCGGATGCAGCTAAAGATTTAGGATTAAGAACATGTCTTTGTTATGAGGTATCTGATAGAGATGGTGAAGAGATAGCAAAGGAAGGAATAGCTGAAAATATTAACTTTATAAAAAAATATAATACAGATGAACAAAATATGATAAAGGGAATGTTTGGATTACATGCTTCTTTTACACTATCAGACGAAACTTTAGTAGCTTGTGATAGAGAATTAAAAGGATTAAATGCTGGGTACCATGTACATGTGGCAGAGGGAATAGATGATTTAGAACAATGTTTAGAAAAACATGGAAAAAGAGTAGTTGAAAGATTAAGAGATATGAATATCTTAGGGGATAAAACAATAGCTGTTCACTGTATTCATGTAACAGATGATGAATTAAATATTTTAAAAGATACAGATACTATGGTAGTTCATAATCCAGAGTCAAACATGGGAAATGCTGTAGGATGTCAGCCATTCCTAGAGTTACACAAAAAAGGAGTAACAATAGGATTGGGAACAGATGGATATACAAGTGATATGACAGAGTCTATGAAGGTTGCAAATATAATTCATAAACATGTGAAACAAAATCCTTCAGTAGCTTGGGGAGAAGTTCCTGTATCAATGTTTGAAAATAATAGAAAAATAGCTCAAAAATATTTTAGTGGGGATCTTGGAGTATTAAAATCAGGAGCATTAGCAGACGTTATAGTAGTAGATTATGATCCGCTTACTCCGATGAATGAGAATAATATAAATTCACATATTCTATTTGGCTTTACAGGAAAAGATGTAGTTACAACTATTATAGATGGAAAAGTAGTAATGAAAGATAGAGAGCTTGTAGGAATTAATGAAAGAGAGATATTCAAAACTTCAAGAGAAGTAGCAAAGAGATTATGGGATAGAATGTAATTATTTAGGAGGATATTATGAGTACAACTATCATGGAAACACCGAAAGTGGATAAGATATTAAAAATTGGTGATTTGATACTACTAGGGATACAACATATAGCAGCGATGTGTGCTGGAGCTATGGCAGTACCAATAATTTTGGGAAACTCTTTAGGACTACCACAACAGGAGATTAATCAGCTTGTTAGTGCATCATTTATGATGTCAGGTTTGGGAACTCTTATTCAAACGTTGGGAATTAAAAATTTCATAGGTTCAAGACTACCAATGATTGAAGGAGTTAGTTTTGCAGGAGTAGCAGCACTATCAGCAATAGGAATAACATATAGTACTACTGATCCAATGACAGGGTTACAAGTTATGTTTGGAGCTACACTTGTTTCTGGATTATTTTGTTTTTTAATGGCACCAATTTTTGGAAAGTTATTAAAATTTTTCCCACCATTAGTTTCAGGAGTTGTAGTTACTTCAATGGGATTATCACTTATACCAACAGCTATAAAATGGGCTGGAGGAGGAATTCCAGGTTCACCTAATTTTGGAAGTTTTCAAAATATAGCTTTAGCTTTAATAACATTAGTGATAATATTAGGAATTCAAAAAGTATCTAAAGGATTTTTAGGAAATATTGCCATATTAATAGGAATATTAGCTGGGACAGTAATTTCTATAGTAATGGGAATGGCAGATTTTTCAAATGCAAGTAATGTAGCTTTAGTGAATATAAATGTACCACTAAGATATGGAATAAAATTTGATATAACAGCAATATTATCATTATTTTTAGTACAACTAGTTATTATGACAGATGCTACTGGAAATCAGTTAAACCTTTCAAATATTTGTGGAGTAGATGAGAAAGATTCGAAAAGACTAGTAGCAGGGCTTAGAGGTCATGGGTTATCTTCAATGTTAGCAGGTATTTTTAATACATTTCCACACTCTCTATTTGGTCAAAATGTAGGAATAGCTGCAATAACAGGAGTTGAAAGTCGTTTTGTAGGAACAGCTGCTGGAGTTATATTATTACTAATAAGCTTTTTCCCAAAACTAACTACTCTATTTGCTTCAATACCATCACCTGTTTTGGGAGGAGCTGGAATAGTTATGTTTGGTATAGTTGCTGCTAATGGAATTAGAAGATTAGGAGAAGTAAACTATGTAGGAAATAAAAATCTTATGATTGTTGCTGCTAGTATAGGAATGGCTTTAATTCCAATTGCAGTTCCAGAGATATTTAAACATTTTCCAGCTTGGGCAAAGATACTTTTCCAAAGTGCTGTTACACTTGGATGTTTAACAGTGTTGATACTTAACATAATATTTAATGAACATGGTAAAAAGAGTAAAAAATAAAGATAAAGGATAAAATTAAAATACTTTAAAGGGATTAACAGGAGGAAAAAATGAGAGATATAATGGTACCTATGTCTTTTGAAAAACTAATAAGACAATGTTTGGAAGAATACCAAAATAAAAAATCGTTATTTGACGTAAAGGCAATAGTAAAGGCTGACGAAACAAAATCTATGGATTTTTGTGAAAGAGGATTAGAGAGTCCTTTAGGAGTTGCAGCAGGACCTCATACACAATTAGCTCAAAATATAGTAGCTTGTTATGCTGGAGGAGCTAGATTTATAGAATTAAAAACAGTTCAACGTATGTTTGGAGAAGAATTAGGAATTCAAAAACCTTGTATTCGTGCTAATGACGAAGGATATAACGTAGAGTGGTCATCAGAGTTACATGCGTTAGAAGCTATGAATGAATATATCAGAGCATGGTTTGCTACTAAAATAGTTGCTAAAGAGTTTGGATTAGGAAATCCAGATGCTTTCCAATTTAATATGAGCGTTGGATATGACTTAGCTGGAATAAAAACAGAAGCAGTAGATGGATTCTTAAATGGATTAAATGATGCTTCAAATACAAAAGTATTCCAAGATTGTAAAAAATATTTACTAGACAATTTACACCTGTTTAAAAATGTAGATGCAGAGTTTATTAATTCAATATCTTCTCATGTTTGTAATACAGTAACACTATCAACTATGCATGGATGTCCAGCAGATGAGATAGAAAAAATAGCAGCTTACTTAATAGAGGAGAAAGGATTTAATACATTTATTAAATGTAATCCAACTCTTTTAGGATATGATTATGTAAGAAAAATGATGGATGATATGGGATATGATTATCTATCAATAGATAAACACCAATTTGAAATAGATTTAAAATTTGATCAAGCAGTAAAAATGATAAATAACCTAATAGCTCTAGCAAAAACAAAAGGTATAAAATTTGGAGTTAAATTATGTAATACTATGCCAGTAGATATAAAACATAAAGAATTACCAGGAAATACAATGTATATGTCAGGAAAAAGCTTATATCCACTAGCAATATCTTTAGCTAAAATATTAGGAGAAGCTATTGGTGAGGAATTAGAAATCTCTTTCTCTGGAGGAGCGGATAAGAACAACATTGATGAAATATTTGAGGCTGGAATATATCCAATAACTGTATGTACAACACTATTACAACCAATGGGATATGAAAAATTAGCTAAATTATATGAGCAATTACATGCTATAGAATATCCAGCTACTAGAAAATTAAATCTTGCTAAGATAAATGAATTAGTAGAAAAAGTTAGAACTGATAAAAACTACTGTAAATCAGAAGCTCAAAGAAAGAAAACAGATGAGCATGTAAGCTATGAAGGAGTATCTGAAAAGGATAACTTAAAATGTAAAGTACTATGCCAAACATGTATAAGAGTATGTCCTAACAGAGCAAACACATATATAGAATCATCAGAAGGAAAAATAATACTTCATATAGACGATTCTTGTAATGAGTGTGGAAACTGTCAATATCTATGTATTCAACCATGTTTACCATACAGAGATAGACTTACTTATTTCTCATCTAAAAAGATGATGGAAGAGAGTGAAAATAAAGGAGTTTCTATCCAAGGAGATAAGTATCTAGTACGTCTTGAAAAAGAGATAGTAGAGTGCAGTTATGATGAACTTTCTGATTTTATGAAATCAGTAGTAGATTCAATTAAGAAAACACATTCATATTTAATTTAATAGATATCCTAAGGAGTAGAGTGAGATGGAATTACTTTTGAAGAATGCAAATATTGTTACAGATAAAGATACATATATGAGTGATATTTATATAAAAGACGGGATTATAGTTAATATAGATAAAGAGCTGAATATACCGAATATAAAAACTGTTGATATAGGGGGAAAATATTTAGTTCCAGGGGGAATAGACGTACATACTCATTTTGATATAGATGTAGGAATAGCAAGATCGGCAGATAATTTTTATACAGGAACATTAGCTGCTGCTTGTGGGGGAACAACTACAATAGTGGATCATATGGGGTTTGGTCCAAAAGGTTGTAACCTACATCATCAATTGAATCTTTATTATGATTTAGCAAAGGATTCTGTAATAGATTATAGCTTTCATGGGGTAATTCAACATATAGATGAAGATATATTAAAAGAAATTGATGAAATGATAAAAGATGGAATACCTTCATTTAAAGGTTACATGACTTATGGATATAAATTATCTGATATGGAAATGTTAAAACTTTCAGAGAAGTTAGGAAAATTAGGTGGACTACTTACAGTCCACCCTGAAAATAATGATATGGTAGAGTTTTTAAGAGCAAAACTTGCTAGTGAAGGAAAATTAGCTCCAATTTATCATGCTAAAAGTAGACCTGATAAGTGTGAAGGAGAAGCGGTTAATAGAATGATAGATTTGACTGCTCAAACTAACTGTCCACTTTATATAGTTCATCTTTCATCTAATGAAGCTTTAGAACATATAAAAAGAGCTAAGGATAGAGGACAGGAAGTGTATTCAGAAACTTGTCCACAATACTTAGTATTAGATGAAGAGAAATATAGAGAAGAGGATGGAGTAAAATATATATGTAGTCCACCAATAAGAGAAAAAAGTAATCAGGAGAAATTGTGGGAAGGTATACAGCAAGGATATATTCAAACAATAGCAACTGATCACTGTTCTTTTAACTATAAAATGAAAAAAGAGATGGGAGCAACTGACTTTAGAAAATGTCCAAATGGCTTACCAGGGGTAGAGACAAGAATGCCTATAATATTTTCTGAAGGGGTATCGAAGGGAAGAATATCAGTTAATAAGTTTGTTGAATTAACAAGTACAAACCCAGCTAAACTATTTGGAATGTATCCTAAAAAAGGAAGTATTCAGATAGGAGCAGATGCTGATTTAGTAGTTATAGATCCAAACTTAATAAAAAAGATAACTGTAGATGATTTACATGAAAATGTAGATTATACATCTTTTGAAGGAATAGAAGTAAAAGGATATCCAGTAATGACAATATCTAGAGGGGAGATAATTGTTGAAAACAATAAATTTACTGGAGAAAAGGGAAGAGGAAAATTTATAAAAAGAGAAGCTTTTAAGTTTTAAAATTGGAGGAAATTATGAGCGAGAAGTTCAGTTTTGTAGTAAATGGAAAGACAATAGTTACAACAGAAGACGTAAATTTATTGGATTTTTTAAGAGATGATTTAGGACTTATATCTGTTAAAGATGGTTGTAAAGAGGGAGCATGTGGAACTTGTACTATTCTTGTAGATGGAAAAGCTATGAAATCTTGTATATTTACAACTAAAAAAGTAGCTGGAAAAGAGATTACAACAATAGAGGGATTTACAGCTAGAGAGAAAGAAGTTTTTGCTTATGCATTTACTGAATGTGGAGCTGTACAATGTGGATTCTGTATACCAGGAATGGTAGTTGCGGCAAAAGCACTTTTCATGAGAACATTAGACCCTACAAGCGATGAAGTAAAAAAAGCTTTAGTAGGAAATATTTGTAGATGTACTGGATATGTAAAAATAGAAGAAGCTATAATGTTAGCAGCTAAATTATTTAGAGAAAATGCACCTGTTCCTCATAGAGAGTGTAAAGGATTAGTAGGAACAAGCGTACATAGAGTAGATGCTGAGGCAAAAACTTTAGGAACTGCTAAATATGCAGAAGATTACGTAGTAGAAGGAATGTACTATGGAAGTGCTATAAGAACAAAATATCCAAGAGCTAAAGTTTTATCAATAGATTATTCTGAAGCTTTAAAATTAGATGGAGTACTAGGAGTACTAACAGCTGATGATGTAACTGGAAAGAATAATATAGGACACTTAGAGTTCATCTCTG is a genomic window of Candidatus Fusobacterium pullicola containing:
- a CDS encoding selenate reductase, producing the protein MRDIMVPMSFEKLIRQCLEEYQNKKSLFDVKAIVKADETKSMDFCERGLESPLGVAAGPHTQLAQNIVACYAGGARFIELKTVQRMFGEELGIQKPCIRANDEGYNVEWSSELHALEAMNEYIRAWFATKIVAKEFGLGNPDAFQFNMSVGYDLAGIKTEAVDGFLNGLNDASNTKVFQDCKKYLLDNLHLFKNVDAEFINSISSHVCNTVTLSTMHGCPADEIEKIAAYLIEEKGFNTFIKCNPTLLGYDYVRKMMDDMGYDYLSIDKHQFEIDLKFDQAVKMINNLIALAKTKGIKFGVKLCNTMPVDIKHKELPGNTMYMSGKSLYPLAISLAKILGEAIGEELEISFSGGADKNNIDEIFEAGIYPITVCTTLLQPMGYEKLAKLYEQLHAIEYPATRKLNLAKINELVEKVRTDKNYCKSEAQRKKTDEHVSYEGVSEKDNLKCKVLCQTCIRVCPNRANTYIESSEGKIILHIDDSCNECGNCQYLCIQPCLPYRDRLTYFSSKKMMEESENKGVSIQGDKYLVRLEKEIVECSYDELSDFMKSVVDSIKKTHSYLI
- the hydA gene encoding dihydropyrimidinase, which translates into the protein MELLLKNANIVTDKDTYMSDIYIKDGIIVNIDKELNIPNIKTVDIGGKYLVPGGIDVHTHFDIDVGIARSADNFYTGTLAAACGGTTTIVDHMGFGPKGCNLHHQLNLYYDLAKDSVIDYSFHGVIQHIDEDILKEIDEMIKDGIPSFKGYMTYGYKLSDMEMLKLSEKLGKLGGLLTVHPENNDMVEFLRAKLASEGKLAPIYHAKSRPDKCEGEAVNRMIDLTAQTNCPLYIVHLSSNEALEHIKRAKDRGQEVYSETCPQYLVLDEEKYREEDGVKYICSPPIREKSNQEKLWEGIQQGYIQTIATDHCSFNYKMKKEMGATDFRKCPNGLPGVETRMPIIFSEGVSKGRISVNKFVELTSTNPAKLFGMYPKKGSIQIGADADLVVIDPNLIKKITVDDLHENVDYTSFEGIEVKGYPVMTISRGEIIVENNKFTGEKGRGKFIKREAFKF